The following nucleotide sequence is from Cydia pomonella isolate Wapato2018A chromosome 6, ilCydPomo1, whole genome shotgun sequence.
TCCTCGAAGTGCAGCGCGTTGAGGCCTTTCGGCTCCGCGACCTTGATTTTAACGTCTCCGGGGTACAGGATTTCACCCTTGTTCTTCGTACTGCCCATCACTAGCGACTTCTGAAGCTTGTCGATGCATGGAATTTCTGAAAAGAAAGTATGTACAATGTTGAATAGGGCTTAGATATGTGTCACAGAAAATACtactatttttacaattttttttatacgctTTGACCACCTTTTACGTCGTCGTACCCCTACCCAAATCCTAGAAATCCTTACATTTTTAGATTCCTTCGCAGACACGTGcacttacgcagcggcttacgtgagcgataactcgcgaatgcgacgcggcgcggcggcccaacggcattcggagattgCCCCCGTAGGACACgtacataggtatcaaaggatttaattcacccgcgccgcgttcgcgagttattcgctcacgtaagacactgccttcCTCGTATGTATGCataggtaagtatgtatgtCCCTTTTCTCCGTTACCATGATGATGTAGTGACCGTGAACCCAATTGGTATCTATTACTTACTCCATTACATTTCATCTGTCGTTGACGCAGCTACTTATTACGTTtgtggcaaagagaatttgaaatagaggtgtattgtcaaagaaaactttgtagccacataaatttacttttgactttgatccttattctttcactgatatgtgttaattatcaaaaagtggcgccatcttaccgggtacAACCTAaaagttatggcgccatcgctcaatACGATGCTGTagtacctttggcctttgatctattagatggcgccactttctgatatttaacaaatttaacacacatCAGTAaatgaataaggatcaaagtcaaatggcgctctaaaagttttaaacatgtgtcgaaagatggcagtcaatttatgtagctacaaagttttctttgtcaatacacctatatttcaaattcactTTGGTTTGTGGGTATGTATTTAGTTATACACATTCCTTCggttattatatttgtataatacTACACATTCCTTTAAGATTGTGCAAGAAGAAGGCGATAAACCAGCAAATTTAGAATTAATGTATATTCTGTGTATGTTCCAACATAATTGTACCTGCGAGTAACTATAAGATCGGTTGGGTTGGATCGAGAAAGATGGGTTGACGACATAAGAGAGGTGGCAGGTTTAACTTGGTGCAGAGTAGCCACAGACAAGCTAGAATGGAGAagactggaggaggcctttgccaatTGGCAACCAGATGAGCAACAGTGTAATAAGAACGAAATTTACGAGTATTGAACGGCATCTGACAAAAaggcttataataaataaaactataagaTCGAACGAAACGTTTTGTGACGCAAATCATAGTCAGTCGGCGCATTTTGTGACGCAAATCGTCATCAGTCGGCGCATTGCCTTGTTAGGCTGATACATCGTCTGTTTGCTAAATGAAGCAGCAGCAACACTGTTGCACACTTATCCAATCCTTATGTGAGCCAGCACATGATCAGAATGATCAGTATCATACCTCTGAGCTGATGATGACGAAGTTCTAGATGGGCATTCCTAACTCGGCCGACGCCATGCAATGAGCACACGTGGTCCGTGTCCTTCATGCTCCTATATTACAAGTGTAGCTGGTCAGCACCCACATACCTGAAGTGACGACCTTTTTGATGGGCGTCCCCAGCGAGGCCTCGATGACGCGCACGTCGCATACCATCTGAGAGAATTCTGTCGGCGTCAGCGAGCACACGTAGTCCGTGCCCTTCACGAGCACCTGGTCAGCACATTCATACCTGAGGTGACGACCTTCTTGATGGGCGTCCCCAGCGAGGCCTCGATGACGCGCACATCACGCACCAGCTGGGAGAATTCCGTCGGCGTCAGCGAGCACACGTGGTCCGTGCCTTTCATGCTCTTGTCTAATGTTATGTGCTTCTCCAGCACCTGCAATTTTACGATACATAACGATATGAATAATACGTTCGTACGTTACGGTCCTACTTACAACTATATAGGTGTAGCTTTTTAATACTAACCTTAGCTCCCAGCGCAACGGCTCCTAAAGCTACGGCCGTGCCTAACTCCTGGCCGGAGTATCCGACTGGAATGTCGAATGTGTTCTTGTAGTCCTGCAGCACGGTCAGATTACAGTCCTCAAAAGGCACAGGGTACGCTGAGATACAGTGAAGCAAGCAGAACTGTTTGTGTTGCGCGGATATGATGTCATAGATAGTCTTAACTGCAGTCTTGTCCACCATCCCGGTCGAGATGATCAGAGGGATCTTTTTAGATGCTGCGTATTTGAGGAACAGCAAGTTGTTTGAATCGCCGGACCCGATTTTGATGAAGGGTACCTTCATGTTGACTAGGAAATCGAAGGACACCTGTAAGTAAATCAATTACAGTTCGTTAACATCTACTTCAAGAAAAGCTTTATAGAAATCACATTGCATCTATATGATTGCGTTTGATGAAAATATGAAGGTTGCTTACCATGTCCATGGCGGAAGCAGTGCATAAGATGCCGACCTCCTGCGCATACTTGAACAGCTCTCTATACTGGGTTTCCGAGAATTCTAAGTGCTTCTTGTGGTCTCCATAGGTTTTGCCCCATGAGTTGGCATTATCGTACGGCCGCTCCAGATATTTCTTTGTGAATTTTTCTTTAAGGCATGTTTTTTGGAATTTGACACAACTCGCGCCTGCTTCCTGAAAAAGTCAAGGAAAGATTCGTTTCGTAATTCGTGGCGTCAATTCAATGTAGGTAGGTGTACCGTTTATTTATCTATTGAGTTTGCAATTGATACACTTACTTCGGCAGATAATTCATTTGATTGTTACTGGTTTCATCTAGTAttggatattaatatttacgTCAAGGACCGTAGACGCTTGACAACAAACGATACAGATATGTGCCTACAGTATATCAAGGTTCTCACTCcgtctataaataaatagatttgtACTTGTTTTATCTTTGAAGTTGACTGTACAATTTATCGGTATGAACCGAGGTTAAGTCTAGAACTTAGCATACCTAATAGGGAATagcatatatacctacttaccgataaataatatgaatgtaagtaataaaagtaCCCCTAAATAATTAGtcattataattaagtataatataagTAGGAAGCACGGTCTCTCGCGTGGACAGTAAATAAACAGACTAATGCTAACACGGGCCCAATTATTAGgtagttatatattttatgctgGAGATTGGCGATTATCCATTAGTATGTAGGCAGATATCTACCtaattattcatacaaactCTTACAAATACAAAGGAATATCAAAGTGCTATAAATAACGTAAACAAAGACTCGCCAAcagtgtacctacctacatacaatgattttttaatgtttcattCAACCTAGTTGCCCCTGCGACGCAAATGATCTGTTAATCTAATTTTGCCTTTAAATACCCACCTGCCTATCCAATATTTAACATCAATTTATTATGGCGACCGATGGAGCCCACAGCTATTTACGAAAACAAAGTAATATTGGCGGCAGTAGGTATGTAAACAAGTCGTCACAAAGGAAAGTGAAAGTACCTACACGCCTACTGGCCTTCTACTTTTTAAATAGTTTGACAACTAATAGACCAGGTTACATATACATCACAAAGATACTTCactatttattacctatttaagGCCTATCTAATTCATAAAACGCTTTGGAGTAAAACTATGACAACTGTGGAAATCTGTCTCAGGaaaattttacatttgtttGTAAACAGTTCCGCTTTGTTTCTATAACTAGTAAATCTATTGTGTGGCGGAGAACTCGTCATTTACACCACTGGAATAAGGAAATAGACAACTTACCTTTGCGGCTTTTATCAACTCTTTCGCTATTTCAATGTCACCTTGGTGGTTTTGTCCGACTTCTGCTATAATGAAACACGGGTTAGCGCCGCCAATTTTGACGTCCGGACTTATCGTAACTTCGACCGAATTCGACATGGTCCAGCATACACTTTAAGTAAAACACTAGGAGAACACTCGAGCGGATTGTGGCTAGAGCAACACTAGATTCATATGTCAAGGTTTATCGACCTCCAGCAAAGTAAATAAGGTCAATTTAATATAAAAGCGAGTAGCTTGGTGCGCGCACGCATCACTAgtggcggcgcgcggcgcggcgcagccGGGGAGGCGCGGCGTACCCGCTCACAAGATAAATGATAAAAACCTGTATTACCTATTGGACGACGCTCACCAACACAAACATGAACTTCAAGTAAACAACAACGTGATAAgcatataaaactttaatatcattatttaccTATGCGTATcatgtacatatttacattCTGATTAACGTATGGTTGACATCCTTAAGTAATAACATACTAAAGTTTACAAGCTGCAATTTTGACAATATCTCGGTGGTTTTTGAATCTGTCACCCAGAGCTCTGTTCACTTTGGAGTCTGTAGGTTTTCCTAGGAAGTTGGATATGTACCGGCCCGCCTCGACCAGCTTCACGAGGTCTATGTGGGTGTTGACGCCAAGACCATAGAGGTGGTAGACCAGGTCCTCGGTAGCGAGGTTGCCGCTGGCGCCTCGAGCATAAGGGCAACCGCCCAGGCCCGAGATCGAGGAGTCCACAGTCGTGCACCCGAACTGCGAACACATGTTACCTGTTGTTacatggttctattttcctttaaaattgatttgtagttttacatatgtatgtaaaatgtataactaTTGGTACAATAAACTTACTTGCTTACATGTCTTCATATAATTAGGTTCATGATACCTATACATTGTCGATGACATGACGTAATCTGTGCGCGCCGTTACTCTATTCGGGTTTAAGTAGGTACCAACAGCATGTCACTTAACTGGTTATTGATTGGAAGACCTTATGTCGTCGCAATAAGATTTATGGATGGttaatatttaactaattaaaCTTATGGAAATCTATGGAAATTACAAGATATCCGATAAGTTACTTTGTTAAATTGGAATTCGGATGGACGAATGTACTATTTTAGGTGTAGGTAACAATCATTTTAGTATAgcacacttttttaaatgtaggtcAGTCACttagcaaaataatgtaagtattccaaaacaaaaatataagcAAATAACGAACTGaatctatatatttttatcagttttttgtTGGTTGGTAACAATGGAATCAAATAAGAGTAGGTACGCTTTGCCTGATTGCGCTAAGATAAGTATTTGGTGTACTTTGGTGGCTTTACAGATTTGGTGTATGAACTTCAAATTCTCAAGGCACAAACACTTACGCTATTCCGTGGCTGCCAAAATAGCGGATCTTTAGAAGCTAATATTTATCTAGCAGCCAATTTGGTTGCGACCTGAGTTAAGGGCAGTGGACCACAGGGCCTACCGAACATCGAACTAAGTATTCGAGCGAGCAAAATTTCGTACCGACTTCATACAGCGATGCAATGCACAATGGTTTCCCATAAACGTGGTAAGGCCGAATTTGATAGTCTGTCACGGCGGAACTTGccgaaagtaaaaaataaataaagtcattTCCAGTGCGAAAAAAGGGGGCGTTACTTTACCCATTACATCTGAtactgaaataatatataaatatacaatagtTTTGGCATCAGTTAGAAATTTACAGGTTGATAGGTACAGAAAAGAGAAATCtatccgttttttttttgccggaAGTGCTTGGCAGACGCTCTCAAAGGTGACAATCGGGAACCTTAAATATACCCATCTGATACCAGCATGAAACCAATTTGTTGTACAATGAAAGGCACAGGACATATGTGGCGTTCCATTcctaaagggtccttatgctccatgtgcataaggacccttctcttatggaaagccacatataatTGAAGTGCCAAATGCACTTAAAAAGGTGCCTCCAAAACAGCCACTTGTCGCGAGCTACTGagcttaaaaaaatgaaaaaagtgcAGTCTCAGATACTCTCAGCCGTTAGATTGTTCAGCCAAAGTTTAAATGTGAGTGGCCTCTACTGTGTAGGCAATCTGTCTCATGATTATAACCCTCCTCGTATTAAGTTATGCCAAACTTTCTTACCTCCAAAGCAGCCACAAGATTCGCGAGCCCCTGCCCGTAGGTGTCGTGGAAGTGCACGGCGAACTTTTCTGGCGGCGCCACGGTCAGCACCTCCTTCATGAGCCGGCGGACGGAGCCCGGCGTGCCCACGCCGATGGTGTCCCCTAGAGAGATCTCGTAACAACCCATGTCCAGCAGGTCTTCTGACAGCTGTTTAAgacaacattttaaatttaagggTTAACTACACTGTTTCGGTGCCTTACCAGTAAGTTATATCTTCTTCAAGAAATGACTGGTACTTTGTAGCTGTCATTTAATGTGCAAAGTTCGATTCGCGGTGGAAATtccgtatatttttatttttaaaatcgatCTCGTGGTTCCTAAGAATATTTAGCTAGGTTGATTTCCCCTCACTGCTTTATTTGTAGATGGTGTGATTTGCTAGGCCGTGTAGGTCGCGAAACTCCTTATTTCGAAGAAACACAAATTTGTGTGGGCCGCAGTCTTTATTTGgtatttgttttgaaaaaagGAACTGGCTATATGTGATGTGAAGGCTTCTCTAGTAATTTACGGCACGTGCGATAACTCAGAAATGGTTTACCCTTCAACTTCAAACGAAATCTGTGATGTGGACACTAAAAGCAGTGGATGTGACGTAGCAAAAAAGTAAACTTTCATAAGCTCAAATTTGCAACCTTAGTCAATCAAACTGCACACAGCGAAATTTTAAAAGCGAAAAAATAGGCGAGACCACACAGAGCgcgcgagcgagcacgtacgcgcgaggcaatttcctttcgcacaaaccggccagtgtagacgtgcctcgctctgtgtggacccggctaatggctaggtttatttttatttaccttaGCAATAGATTTAGGTGATATAGGTCCTTCATATGGACACCCGACTACACAGGACACATAGCCGCGGACCCTGATTCCGTCCTTCACCGCCTGCTCGGCAACCACCTGGAATCTTGCTAGACCCTCTTCCATTGAGCAGTTTAGGTTCTTTTGAGAAAATGATTCCGAACCAGCGGGGAATATGGCTATTTCCTCGATGTTGCATTTTTTCTGTTGGCagaatttttttatgatataggaagcAAACAAGCTGATGAATGTTTGATATTACCTTTCTAAGGTATTTTATACTGCAGCACTATTTATTTTttggatatatattttttaatattatttatttattaagatttgcCAACAGgcataatacaaatacaattggacttaaataataaccacaaaaatcaAATCCTtcccatcggcttcgtaggcagggtcactacccactaggccaaaccggtcaccaaaatattaataaatatcataggacaatcttacacaactTCCTTTGCCTTTGCACTAGCCTTTGGACTAGATACTAGACAACAATACATGTCCCCCTAAGGCCCACCACTGGCAGTTGATTTTAATATCAATTGTGTAAGCCATATGGTTGAATCTCTTTGATTTTAGTAATCTaccaaaataaaagaaatacaaCTGAAGTGCTGTTAATTATTAGGTTGATACTTACAGCCAATTCATAGCCCTTAAGGTTAGGTATTAGTACAGGATAGTTCACTCCGGGTTCCCTTTTAATGGTCTTCATAACTTCTGCTCCATCACTCATTTGTTTCACCCATTTAGGACTAACAAAACTGTtggggaaaaaaaaaataccaaaaatataattaaatatatagattCTTGGCCATTTCAATCAAGTTTACCCTTCTCCATCTTAAAACCATTCATAGGTTAACGGGGCCCCTAGGCCAGGGCCATGTGCGGCCTACGCGGAAATCCGGCCCTGAGTACCATTGACATAAAGAAGCTTTTAGGAAGATGCCAGTGACATACCTTGCAGATTCAATATCCTTAATTCCAGCAGCTGCTAATTTGCTGATTAACTCAACCTTAATTTCTGTAGGGACAAATTTAGCTTCATTTTGTAGACCATCTCTGACACCCACCTCATAAATTCTGATTTCAGAGGTTTTGGTActctaaaacaaataaatatacataatatatgattATAGCATATGTTAGCGCAAAAACAAAATTCAATAATACTTAAAATTTAAGCTGTTTGAGATTTTCACAAACAGAACTTATTCTAATTACAAAgttattagttaattaatactCACGTATTTACTACAATTTGATAAAGGTCGAGTCAGTTTACCTACAGATTGTTTTATACTGGAAAACATCATTGATGTCAATTAGTTCactttagtaaataaaaatgtacactaTACAAAATAAGTGGCAAGCAgggataaaacaaaacaatcacCCGCGACGCATTATTACTGTCTATAAATTAGCTCTAGCTCGAGCCTACTCCTTATCACAAAAGTTTTAAATCTCTTATCAGTAGTTTCCAATGTTCccatctgtttttttttcttctgacgtttgtttaagattatttacacGGTCAGACTGAGGACATAGGTCGTATGGTCCGGGTCGCTTTTGAAAGTTCTAATAGACAAATTCATAATATTTGTTGAAATACATATCTTCAATCCTCGATTATTATCGCAGAAAATGTCGGAAACTACTTGAAACCCTCAACCTCGaaatgattttcgaaatctaacatttaaaaaaattaacaattctAATTGCAGGGACACTTTCTGCACGATCAAGCAACTAAATTTATTTagccttttatttattaaaatcccGTAACATTATATTAAAGCATTATGTAAAGCGGTGGGCATTATATTAAAGTCCTGTAAAAGTGTTtgcctttctttttttttctttagtcaAAATGAAGCAATTAGCTGTAtttttacaatcttttatttagtttcacatGTCCCgtcgtctgtctgtcggtctgtaatcaaatcttacaagttaaatttgatccacttcccggtttccgatagggaccgtgcgcattggagggtctgccattttgtggcctgaatcggaaccataaacatgcacatttacacgtcacgtattttcttgtgcatagtaggttctgccatcttgtgggctacatcggaacaacaAACTTCAAATTTACACTTCGCGCTAAAAATCTGACGGcccctgtgctgcctcctacagttcatgcacgctccctattacgttgaaaatttgcatacatatgtaagtcgggtgacaatgcaatattatggtactatcgagctgatctgatgatggagacaagaggtggacataggaactttgtgataaaacaacgcaacctgtttggggtttttagaatcggctcgatgagtattagttgcttgcggagagaaagtacagtcagcgataaaagcttgtaccaaatatgaaattttgcaaaaaactgATTTCATGTATTGGCTGAAATTaaacttaatatattatttgtggtttgattatttattaacgGTTGGTTCTTAATAGATTAGTGTCAGTGGAGACATTTACTCTCCGGGCCACAATTAGAcaattatatgttatatatttttttaatactacgtcggtggcaaacaagcatacggcccgcctgatggtaagcagtctccgtagcctatgtacgcctgcaactccagaggagttacatgcgcgtttgccgaccctaaacagcaactttccatacaaaattgttGCCATGTTTAATAAAGCATTTTACATCAAACATGTGACAGTTACGAAGAATATGGCGCCctcatttattttctaccttttGATGTCACATTGTATGTCGGATGTCTGGAAGTGTAGTGTACCTGTCTCgttttaaatatacgatatttGAGCCACGTGAAAAAATGCTGATTTGTAGGGCCGATGGCCGGAACAAATTGTCAACAAGTGAAGCGAAGTGACATAACATGACGTGGACAGTGTTTGATACAGTGTCGAAAACCTCGAAAATAAGAATAGAACCGGTGTTTTATCGGCTTTATAATTTGCATACAACTTGCATCAATTCATTAAGGCAAAATGGGTAAATGATGATAAACTTGTTACTATACTTAAGTATCTTGTGACTATTGGTAAAATGTGGTtacattcaagttattttttatcattttagcTGTGAACAGCGCGACGTCTTTCGTTCTATCATCGATATTAACCCTCCTGATATTTTCGGGAATGCAAATGTACAAACCTTGGCTGGTTAGGTCACCCATGACCATTATATTTGGAGGCTACCTTGGATCTGTCATGTTCATGTTCTTCGTTACTGtatcctttataaaaaaaatgcatctaAAAATGTGACGACGCGATCAACTcggtatattttaatatacctatattgtATATCTGATGAAACCGCATAACAACCAGAGCCCAGCCCCCTGGTTGGTggcattacaatattttccCTTAAATTTATATTCTGTCAGCTTATTATTAATCTCAATCTGACTCTTATAAGAACTgctaagggatctcttccaagTCAAGGTAACGGTTTCTTCATGTGTTTAAAGAGTGCATTGCAATAAAATGCACATAGTTAAGGATCTGTAATTAGTCTTAAGTTGACTCCATGGTGTTACAACAATTAGCAGTTTCTATTTAAGTTACATGTATGAAAGTGTGTTGGTGTATGCTCTAAACTCATGTGTGTATGAATGACATACaatcaatacaatttacataacaCAATGTAATCAATTAACTTAATACTAATTACAATTACAGGTCCTCAACTACACAGAACTCACAATTTTCTTGCAATTCACTCGTAAACAAGaatgattaattaaaaaatatcttaagaGAATATTCATTCTGTTATCTTCAAATCAAGAGTTTCCATATCTGTTGATATTTTAagatgtacttacttacttattaattaactaggcaTTGAGCTAACCCATCTGTTTTTAAGAgagttccctctgccaacaaactgtcttgtagtttggcagaagaaaaaATTTGTAAAAGTAGGGTTTTTTGACagaacaaatgtttttttttaacagtagtataattttatttcctaAACAATAGTACAGGCCATAGGTAATCTAGAGGCAACTTTGTTTGGGAAGAACTTTCAGTTGAAGCTGCCAGAGATTGTGCTGTCTATGGCATTGTCACTTATTGCTGCGGGAATGGTGCATAGGATTTGCTTCACAACATGGTAAGTTAACATTATATAAGAAGAGCatgggttttatttatttttgattatttgattaattaatttatttatttattgttcggagaaccaacagctataaattgtacaatagttatatatatagataacaaagagccaattataggttcccaccggtagcaacaggacAGGACGGGAGGAGGGGTTATCTATGGAGTAAGGATATTCAAATGGTTGATAATTAAAATAGATAGGGGCTGGCTATCCTCAAAGGTTACTCACAAGCTAAAACAGCTAAGAGGACAGGCAAACACAAAATGTAGCATAATTTAGGAGccctataaaataaattatattgtaatccCCTAAGATTTGAGTCAACTCATAAGGACTAAAATAATTGTAATCCAACTGCTGCATGCACCCATGTTTTTTAGTTTGAATGTCATGTTTATGGTCAAAATACCTTACATGAGGTAAGTATGGTAACCATGACAGTGTATTCCTATCTGTGCCTGCCCCATGTGACCACTGCCATACAAGCGGCAGGCAGAATGATTTATAAGCAGAGCCTATTCCCacctgtgcccggcggggacagatgggaatacaccaccATAaccatttatttgtataatatccAATGCAACAGAAAACTGTTGCTAAATTAATTGTTatcttttaagttttttattatagtaagtctgttagtttgtaaggtatgtatctATGGGCCTTGGTTGCCTGATAATAAATGATGtttagtttaattaatttatattttatagtaataaacatatattaacCTATACTCTTTAACAAAACTGACTTTGTAATAAGTCATTATTTGTGAAAGTGACAGTAAcctatacaatgtgtttgtgcacgtatagtggagccgttaaccacgtatagtacgatgaattttatcgacaaaccacccccatacctatgttttttctcaaccattttaaaaatgcaccctttcaaagttttatgatgCGAAACAttactgcacttggttaatgtaccattatctgtccatttacctatcgtacattaaaaaaaaaaatcattcgatagcttatgaattagggcataaatttaAAGCATAAATGTCGCAGAGAATTTCCCACAATCACTCGAAAATTAATTACTAAGATCAAATTGTCTTCCAAAATTCActtctttttacattttatctttttttttcgaaaataaggttgttgacctgtactttt
It contains:
- the LOC133518915 gene encoding sialic acid synthase, with product MSNSVEVTISPDVKIGGANPCFIIAEVGQNHQGDIEIAKELIKAAKEAGASCVKFQKTCLKEKFTKKYLERPYDNANSWGKTYGDHKKHLEFSETQYRELFKYAQEVGILCTASAMDMVSFDFLVNMKVPFIKIGSGDSNNLLFLKYAASKKIPLIISTGMVDKTAVKTIYDIISAQHKQFCLLHCISAYPVPFEDCNLTVLQDYKNTFDIPVGYSGQELGTAVALGAVALGAKVLEKHITLDKSMKGTDHVCSLTPTEFSQLVRDVRVIEASLGTPIKKVVTSEIPCIDKLQKSLVMGSTKNKGEILYPGDVKIKVAEPKGLNALHFEDVIYKTLVCDKKEDEPLNEGDFC
- the LOC133518916 gene encoding hydroxymethylglutaryl-CoA lyase, mitochondrial isoform X2, whose product is MRRGIKQSVGKLTRPLSNCSKYSTKTSEIRIYEVGVRDGLQNEAKFVPTEIKVELISKLAAAGIKDIESASFVSPKWVKQMSDGAEVMKTIKREPGVNYPVLIPNLKGYELAKKCNIEEIAIFPAGSESFSQKNLNCSMEEGLARFQVVAEQAVKDGIRVRGYVSCVVGCPYEGPISPKSIAKLSEDLLDMGCYEISLGDTIGVGTPGSVRRLMKEVLTVAPPEKFAVHFHDTYGQGLANLVAALEFGCTTVDSSISGLGGCPYARGASGNLATEDLVYHLYGLGVNTHIDLVKLVEAGRYISNFLGKPTDSKVNRALGDRFKNHRDIVKIAACKL
- the LOC133518916 gene encoding hydroxymethylglutaryl-CoA lyase, mitochondrial isoform X1, which codes for MMFSSIKQSVGKLTRPLSNCSKYSTKTSEIRIYEVGVRDGLQNEAKFVPTEIKVELISKLAAAGIKDIESASFVSPKWVKQMSDGAEVMKTIKREPGVNYPVLIPNLKGYELAKKCNIEEIAIFPAGSESFSQKNLNCSMEEGLARFQVVAEQAVKDGIRVRGYVSCVVGCPYEGPISPKSIAKLSEDLLDMGCYEISLGDTIGVGTPGSVRRLMKEVLTVAPPEKFAVHFHDTYGQGLANLVAALEFGCTTVDSSISGLGGCPYARGASGNLATEDLVYHLYGLGVNTHIDLVKLVEAGRYISNFLGKPTDSKVNRALGDRFKNHRDIVKIAACKL
- the LOC133518918 gene encoding keratinocyte-associated protein 2 produces the protein MAVNSATSFVLSSILTLLIFSGMQMYKPWLVRSPMTIIFGGYLGSVMFMFFVTAIGNLEATLFGKNFQLKLPEIVLSMALSLIAAGMVHRICFTTCFIFSIIVIYYMNKLSQKTYATTVPVAVPTKARRHK